Proteins from a genomic interval of Rubinisphaera italica:
- a CDS encoding TVP38/TMEM64 family protein, whose protein sequence is MKSKILTFLILTFLITAAGLLFRRYGLFKILLTYEIHIRTFLMAKPILGFVIGLLSYFLLSIIPGTGGKSVIYGWLFGFWQAVIIADCALTAAAIVTFLISRTLLRDALRSRLVFVMQKLDQAFEKNGAFYLLALRLMHSPYTFTNYACGATSLSTFSFWWPTQLGIIPSTMVFVFAGTQIPTLKEVIQQGASAILSPKLLLALVLMGLFPVLIRWVSSQYWKTYPEKTELKDK, encoded by the coding sequence ATGAAAAGCAAAATTCTGACATTTCTCATACTCACGTTCTTAATCACTGCTGCTGGGTTGCTTTTTCGCCGCTACGGGCTGTTTAAAATTCTGCTTACTTACGAAATCCATATCCGCACGTTCCTCATGGCAAAACCGATCCTGGGATTTGTAATCGGACTGCTCAGCTATTTTTTACTCTCGATCATTCCAGGTACCGGAGGGAAATCGGTAATTTACGGTTGGTTATTCGGATTCTGGCAAGCGGTCATAATCGCCGACTGCGCATTGACGGCGGCAGCCATCGTGACATTTCTCATCAGCCGAACTCTTCTGCGGGATGCTTTACGATCTCGATTAGTGTTTGTAATGCAGAAACTCGACCAGGCTTTCGAAAAGAATGGTGCATTTTATCTGCTCGCACTGCGTCTAATGCATTCGCCTTACACATTCACCAACTATGCCTGCGGAGCAACTTCTCTCTCAACCTTCTCCTTCTGGTGGCCAACACAACTCGGTATCATTCCCTCGACAATGGTCTTCGTCTTCGCGGGAACGCAAATTCCTACCCTGAAGGAAGTCATTCAACAAGGTGCTTCAGCAATATTGTCACCAAAATTACTTCTGGCTCTGGTTTTAATGGGGTTATTCCCAGTGTTGATTCGTTGGGTTTCCAGCCAATACTGGAAAACTTATCCGGAGAAAACTGAACTCAAAGATAAGTGA
- a CDS encoding FG-GAP repeat domain-containing protein, whose product MSKKLQLICLLGLSFLIPLLIWHLLPLVPMSGSPEELFTGGKSYHTTLLPFDRHVLGESPVGLPIISHVQVVDFDGDGKNDIIACDVTKSCVTKISQSNSGEFIEQILIDNISAPAHATIIDLNQDGRNDVIVSVLGNILPDDNVIGRVEYYEQTDTGYKKRVLLDDVRRVADVQAADFDSDGDLDLVVAVFGYARGEILWLENMGDEVFLDHQLHSAPGTIHVPVADYDNDGDLDIAAIVSQDEEELWTFENTGDGNFRSHRIWRTVNLDLGSAGLVQSDLDNDGDMDLILPVGDNLEDTEAYPQPYHGCLWLENQGNWKFQMHRISDLGGTYAASVADLDDDGDKDVVLVSMTNDWYAAEHASLIWLENDGLQNFTSWQIDSEPIHLVTVATGDINGDGIKDIVTGSLNLRKPFERIGRITAWTGTGNH is encoded by the coding sequence ATGTCAAAAAAACTTCAGCTGATTTGCCTGCTGGGTTTGTCATTTCTGATTCCCCTACTAATTTGGCATTTACTGCCGTTGGTACCAATGTCAGGAAGTCCCGAAGAATTATTTACTGGCGGCAAAAGTTATCATACCACCCTACTGCCATTTGATCGTCATGTTCTCGGAGAAAGTCCCGTCGGACTGCCGATCATTTCTCATGTACAAGTGGTTGATTTCGACGGGGATGGCAAGAATGATATTATCGCTTGCGATGTCACAAAAAGTTGTGTGACGAAAATCAGTCAATCCAATTCCGGTGAGTTTATAGAACAGATATTAATCGACAATATTTCAGCCCCCGCTCATGCAACAATTATCGATCTTAACCAAGACGGACGCAATGATGTGATCGTTTCTGTACTCGGTAATATTTTGCCAGATGACAATGTGATTGGCCGAGTCGAATATTATGAGCAAACGGACACAGGCTATAAAAAGAGAGTGCTGCTGGATGATGTGCGAAGGGTCGCAGACGTTCAAGCCGCCGATTTCGATTCCGATGGCGATTTGGATCTTGTAGTTGCAGTTTTTGGATATGCACGGGGAGAGATTTTGTGGTTGGAAAATATGGGCGATGAAGTTTTTCTCGATCATCAACTCCATAGTGCACCGGGCACGATCCATGTCCCAGTTGCCGACTACGATAACGATGGTGATCTCGACATTGCAGCTATTGTCTCGCAAGATGAGGAAGAATTATGGACCTTTGAAAATACTGGTGATGGGAATTTTCGCTCTCACAGGATTTGGCGAACAGTGAATCTGGACTTGGGAAGTGCTGGTCTGGTTCAGTCCGACCTGGATAATGACGGGGATATGGATTTAATTTTACCAGTCGGTGATAATCTGGAAGATACTGAAGCTTACCCACAGCCTTACCATGGCTGTCTATGGCTGGAGAATCAGGGAAACTGGAAATTTCAGATGCATCGGATCTCTGACCTGGGCGGAACATACGCTGCATCTGTGGCTGACCTGGATGATGATGGCGACAAAGACGTTGTACTCGTCAGTATGACCAACGATTGGTACGCAGCAGAACATGCCAGCCTGATCTGGTTGGAGAATGATGGTCTCCAGAATTTCACATCATGGCAGATAGATAGTGAGCCAATTCATCTAGTGACAGTGGCGACTGGAGATATTAATGGCGATGGAATTAAAGATATCGTCACGGGGAGCCTGAATTTAAGGAAACCGTTTGAGAGAATTGGGCGAATTACAGCCTGGACGGGAACAGGTAACCACTAA
- a CDS encoding tetratricopeptide repeat protein has product MIFACRLLLLIVAAELLFGAYAFTTRNRQIGPQIPERSQTDPFSWNELNDLSKQVQLINSSSEWQKLAEALIGKGFYIQGELAFREAVKRDSANLTAAQGVAFCLDRTGRIAESNKLYQQLVSKTSGETRQLILYAIARNHLRIEEPQTAEQLFYENYDFIPAKLMFNKLLVKSDRGEQALPLINQFLRKLPQSLLFQQVKREALIENADQAQALHAADMIERAELLIPVNFNTDFLTERNQNFGFNRHWYEYQTISEKLPPAQKLTVLQELQDSQKDYLSPYTLVLLKESARAAADAKNAEVLKHHLNQIENYEIVDAEIWELRGDLFDLTGDSDQAIQCWNKSVSMTPNNIVYQKLASLYAETEQNTKREQALADAALDTGLTAFRNNDLVTAGEMLKISSKLNSNSARCWFYQAELDRLKKQFSAAKLKYEKCLQINPYHGRARLQLQHLPQIPPAQ; this is encoded by the coding sequence ATGATTTTCGCATGTCGTTTATTGCTCTTGATAGTTGCTGCGGAGTTACTCTTTGGAGCATACGCATTCACGACGAGAAACCGGCAGATCGGCCCTCAGATTCCAGAACGATCTCAAACGGATCCATTTAGCTGGAATGAGCTGAATGATTTATCCAAACAGGTACAGCTTATCAACAGCAGCAGTGAATGGCAGAAACTGGCAGAAGCTCTGATCGGCAAAGGCTTTTATATTCAAGGAGAGCTCGCATTTCGCGAGGCAGTAAAAAGAGATTCCGCTAATCTGACCGCGGCTCAGGGGGTGGCTTTCTGCCTGGATCGTACCGGGCGAATTGCTGAGAGCAACAAATTGTATCAACAATTGGTTTCTAAAACGTCTGGAGAAACACGTCAACTGATTTTGTATGCAATCGCACGGAATCATTTGCGAATCGAAGAACCGCAAACTGCCGAACAACTGTTTTACGAAAATTATGATTTCATCCCCGCAAAGCTGATGTTCAATAAGTTGCTGGTAAAGTCTGACCGGGGTGAGCAGGCGCTCCCACTCATTAATCAATTTCTCAGAAAGTTACCTCAATCGTTATTGTTCCAGCAAGTCAAAAGGGAAGCATTGATTGAGAATGCGGATCAAGCACAGGCATTGCATGCAGCCGACATGATTGAACGGGCTGAATTACTAATTCCAGTCAATTTCAACACCGACTTTTTGACGGAAAGAAATCAGAATTTTGGATTCAACCGGCACTGGTATGAATATCAGACGATTTCAGAGAAATTACCTCCAGCACAAAAGCTAACTGTATTACAGGAGCTTCAAGACAGTCAAAAAGATTATCTCTCCCCCTACACGCTTGTGCTTCTGAAAGAATCTGCGCGAGCTGCAGCGGATGCGAAAAACGCTGAGGTTTTAAAACATCACCTGAATCAAATCGAGAACTATGAAATCGTAGATGCTGAAATCTGGGAGCTTCGGGGAGATTTATTTGATCTGACTGGAGATTCTGATCAAGCAATTCAATGCTGGAATAAATCCGTCTCGATGACACCCAACAATATTGTGTACCAGAAGTTGGCGAGTTTGTATGCCGAAACGGAACAAAATACAAAAAGAGAACAGGCATTAGCCGATGCTGCCCTTGATACAGGATTGACCGCTTTTCGAAATAACGATCTGGTAACAGCCGGAGAGATGCTTAAAATCTCGTCGAAACTCAATTCTAATTCGGCCAGATGTTGGTTTTATCAGGCTGAGTTGGATCGCTTAAAAAAACAGTTTTCCGCAGCCAAGCTCAAATATGAAAAATGCTTACAAATTAACCCGTATCACGGCAGGGCAAGGTTACAGTTGCAACACCTACCTCAGATCCCACCGGCACAATGA
- a CDS encoding DUF1559 domain-containing protein gives MQSEQKQKILGFTLIELLVVIAIIAILVALLLPAVQQAREAARRSSCKNNMKQLGLALHNYHDTFNTFPPASIRTPTANGISHWSTSMIGWQARILGFMEQSALYDMIDWEIYTGNSGPNNTVVRGTEVAAYRCPSDPGNRGKTGQTTYAPTNYVACTGTSGSYGAGGTVFQNNGFTVMYQNSKTLMRDITDGTSNTMIIAECLVGSEALGANATGTAPALVCDGTGSVTKDRAYSWFYANAMPNWSFGTIIGPNSKITECRSSTGGPAVLGARSQHKGGVQILLGDGGVRFVSENIDLATWQNLGHMSDGNVLGEF, from the coding sequence ATGCAGAGCGAGCAAAAACAGAAAATACTGGGATTCACATTGATTGAACTTCTGGTGGTTATCGCAATCATTGCCATCCTTGTGGCATTACTGTTGCCAGCCGTTCAACAGGCTCGTGAGGCAGCCCGACGCAGTTCTTGCAAAAACAACATGAAACAATTGGGCTTAGCACTACACAACTACCACGACACCTTCAATACATTTCCGCCTGCAAGTATTCGAACACCGACAGCTAATGGAATTAGCCATTGGTCGACCAGCATGATCGGTTGGCAGGCTCGTATTCTGGGATTCATGGAACAGTCTGCACTTTATGACATGATCGATTGGGAGATTTATACTGGAAATTCCGGACCTAACAACACAGTTGTCCGAGGGACAGAAGTTGCTGCTTATCGCTGCCCAAGTGATCCAGGAAATCGTGGTAAGACAGGACAAACAACATATGCTCCTACTAACTATGTTGCCTGTACTGGAACGTCAGGAAGCTATGGTGCTGGAGGAACGGTATTCCAAAATAATGGTTTTACTGTTATGTATCAAAACAGTAAAACCCTGATGAGAGACATTACGGACGGAACATCCAACACAATGATTATTGCAGAATGCCTTGTTGGTTCAGAAGCGCTTGGTGCAAACGCAACTGGAACGGCTCCGGCATTGGTTTGTGATGGTACAGGGTCTGTAACTAAGGATCGAGCCTACTCATGGTTTTATGCCAATGCCATGCCTAACTGGTCTTTCGGTACAATCATTGGACCAAATTCCAAAATCACGGAATGCCGTAGTAGTACAGGAGGGCCTGCTGTCCTGGGAGCTCGCAGTCAACATAAAGGGGGAGTTCAAATCCTTCTCGGTGACGGAGGGGTTCGCTTTGTTTCGGAAAACATTGATCTTGCCACTTGGCAAAATCTCGGTCACATGAGTGATGGGAATGTCCTTGGTGAATTTTAA
- a CDS encoding DUF1553 domain-containing protein, translating into MRTLPRSVHLLWSGFLALTINVCQAENDLTKNSVATTKIDFSRDIRPILSENCFHCHGPDTNHREADLRLDLAETAKADSIVPGHSDQSEFYERISSTDADLKMPPADSNKELTPEQKKLLKRWIDEGAEWTSHWSFLSPEKSELPTVKNSQWVSNPIDQFVLANLESEQLQPSSEASRRTLIRRLTFDLTGLPPTISEINQFLNDESPNAYENLVDRLLSSKKYGERMALMWLDAARYGDTSVYHADGPRDMWAWRDRIVQMYNENLPFDQFSTEQLAGDLLPNASPFQKVSSGFNRNNGTTDEGGLIPEEYRVEYAVDRVKTTSMVWLGLSMECAQCHDHKYDPISHEDYYRFFGFFNISADAGSQTRKGNAKPTVELVDPEKQKKLPEARARIKENQMQIAARQKSVEPQFTDWLEKIDKEQLATSSEPEGLILNFRLDEGKGNQVVDQVDQKRTGTIHGKADWVKSPYDQGIHFDGQTYVDLGDVCDFERTDSFSYGGWVNLDPKGNGALLAKMDDANSYRGYDILISGEKISVHIINTWPTNAIKVTTEKKLKPSTWHHVFVTYDGSSKAEGVKIYVDGELWDWKIEQDRLTESIRTPKTLLIGSRHPSSRLKGTIDEVSVFNHVLNQSEVEALTKQLPITTILAVSPEERTIEQQQQLLNYYLEHEDVEYIALLKEKQELKAEETELLKPLTSVMVMEDMSKPRDTFILARGAYDAPTEQKVEPGTPAVLPPMPKEAPQNRLGLAQWLFAENHPLTARVAVNRYWQMLFGTGLITTPEDFGSQGAFPSHPQLLDWLAVDFRESGWDVKRMLKLMVMSSTYRQTSDVSRAAYLRDPANRLLARGSRFRLQGEMIRDSALLISGLLNTKMGGPGVKPYQPPGLWKEVGLSGNPKFVQDHGEKLYRRSLYTYWKRSAPPPSMQIFDAPTREKCTIRRPRTNTPLQALVTMNDVQYVEAARHLAERMLKEGGATSAEQVGYAFLLATAREPRSTESSVLIDTYEESLKHYQANPQAAEELLNVGESPRDKNLNVSQLAAWTVVANMILNLDETLTHE; encoded by the coding sequence ATGCGTACGCTGCCTCGCTCCGTTCACTTATTGTGGTCAGGTTTTCTCGCTCTAACCATCAATGTCTGTCAAGCTGAAAATGATCTGACAAAGAATTCAGTTGCGACTACGAAAATCGATTTCAGTCGAGATATACGACCGATTCTTTCTGAAAACTGCTTTCATTGTCATGGTCCCGATACGAATCATCGTGAAGCAGATCTTCGGCTCGACCTGGCAGAAACAGCAAAAGCGGACTCGATTGTTCCCGGGCATTCCGATCAAAGTGAATTTTATGAACGGATCAGTAGTACTGATGCTGATCTGAAAATGCCTCCCGCTGATTCAAACAAAGAGTTAACTCCCGAACAGAAGAAATTGCTTAAACGCTGGATTGATGAGGGAGCCGAATGGACCAGTCACTGGTCGTTTCTATCTCCAGAAAAATCAGAATTACCAACCGTCAAAAACAGTCAGTGGGTAAGTAATCCTATCGACCAGTTTGTTCTGGCAAATCTGGAATCCGAGCAGTTACAGCCTTCGAGTGAAGCCAGCCGTCGCACCTTGATCCGCCGACTTACATTTGATTTGACCGGGCTGCCTCCCACAATTTCCGAGATTAATCAATTTCTGAATGATGAATCTCCCAACGCCTATGAAAATCTGGTTGACCGTCTTTTGAGTTCAAAAAAGTACGGCGAAAGAATGGCTTTGATGTGGCTGGACGCAGCTCGTTATGGTGATACGAGTGTGTATCATGCTGATGGGCCGCGCGATATGTGGGCCTGGCGCGATCGCATCGTGCAGATGTATAACGAAAATCTTCCCTTTGATCAGTTTTCAACGGAGCAACTGGCGGGAGATTTGCTTCCTAATGCAAGCCCCTTTCAGAAAGTCTCCTCAGGATTTAATCGGAATAACGGGACAACAGATGAAGGAGGCTTGATTCCTGAGGAGTACCGTGTTGAGTACGCCGTAGACAGAGTGAAAACGACGTCCATGGTTTGGTTGGGACTCAGCATGGAATGTGCTCAATGCCATGATCATAAATATGATCCGATTTCACACGAAGACTATTACCGCTTCTTTGGATTTTTCAATATCAGTGCTGACGCCGGTAGTCAGACACGGAAGGGGAATGCCAAACCGACTGTAGAATTGGTTGATCCGGAAAAACAAAAAAAACTTCCCGAAGCACGTGCCCGAATCAAAGAAAACCAGATGCAAATCGCCGCTCGTCAAAAGTCAGTCGAGCCTCAGTTTACAGACTGGTTGGAGAAAATAGATAAAGAGCAACTTGCAACGTCATCCGAACCAGAGGGGCTCATCCTGAATTTTAGGCTTGATGAAGGCAAAGGAAATCAGGTTGTTGATCAAGTGGATCAGAAGCGTACAGGAACCATTCATGGTAAGGCTGACTGGGTCAAGTCTCCTTACGATCAGGGGATTCATTTTGATGGGCAAACCTATGTTGATCTGGGTGATGTGTGTGATTTCGAACGGACAGATTCATTTTCCTACGGTGGCTGGGTCAATCTCGATCCGAAAGGGAACGGCGCGCTTTTAGCGAAAATGGATGATGCCAATAGTTATCGTGGGTACGATATTCTCATCTCTGGTGAAAAAATCTCAGTGCATATCATCAATACGTGGCCGACGAATGCCATCAAGGTAACTACGGAGAAAAAACTCAAACCTTCTACCTGGCACCATGTGTTTGTAACCTACGATGGTTCTTCCAAAGCAGAGGGTGTGAAAATATATGTTGATGGTGAGCTGTGGGACTGGAAGATTGAGCAGGATCGCTTAACGGAATCCATTCGTACTCCGAAAACGTTATTGATTGGCAGTCGTCACCCCAGTTCTCGTTTAAAGGGAACCATAGACGAAGTCTCCGTCTTCAACCATGTGCTCAATCAGTCTGAAGTAGAGGCGCTCACTAAGCAACTTCCAATTACGACCATCCTGGCTGTATCTCCAGAGGAGCGAACGATAGAGCAACAGCAGCAGTTGCTTAATTACTATCTGGAACATGAAGACGTAGAATATATTGCGTTACTCAAGGAAAAGCAGGAATTAAAAGCAGAGGAGACAGAACTTCTCAAACCACTGACGTCTGTCATGGTCATGGAAGATATGTCCAAGCCTCGGGATACGTTTATTCTCGCTCGTGGTGCTTACGATGCTCCCACCGAACAAAAAGTCGAACCGGGGACACCAGCAGTTTTGCCTCCGATGCCCAAAGAGGCTCCCCAAAATCGACTGGGTTTAGCACAATGGCTCTTTGCAGAGAATCATCCTCTCACGGCTCGCGTCGCTGTGAATCGGTATTGGCAAATGTTGTTTGGGACAGGGCTAATTACAACGCCGGAAGATTTCGGTTCGCAGGGGGCATTCCCAAGTCATCCACAATTACTGGACTGGCTGGCTGTTGATTTCAGGGAATCAGGCTGGGATGTTAAACGTATGCTCAAACTAATGGTGATGTCGTCTACTTATCGGCAGACATCGGATGTGTCACGGGCTGCCTATTTACGAGATCCTGCAAACAGATTACTGGCACGCGGTTCGCGTTTTCGATTGCAGGGAGAAATGATACGCGATAGCGCGCTCCTTATCAGTGGATTGCTTAACACAAAAATGGGAGGCCCGGGAGTAAAACCGTATCAGCCGCCCGGGCTCTGGAAAGAAGTCGGTTTGAGTGGAAATCCTAAATTCGTTCAGGATCACGGCGAAAAACTGTATCGCCGCAGTCTATACACCTACTGGAAACGATCTGCACCCCCTCCGTCGATGCAGATCTTTGATGCACCGACACGGGAAAAGTGTACGATCCGGCGACCCCGCACGAATACGCCTCTCCAGGCGTTAGTCACAATGAACGATGTCCAATATGTAGAAGCGGCACGTCACCTTGCTGAGCGAATGCTGAAAGAGGGAGGTGCAACCAGTGCCGAACAGGTTGGTTATGCCTTTTTACTGGCAACGGCCAGAGAACCCCGATCAACAGAAAGCTCAGTGCTTATTGATACTTATGAAGAAAGTCTAAAACACTATCAGGCCAATCCTCAGGCGGCTGAAGAACTGCTCAACGTCGGTGAGTCGCCCCGCGATAAAAATCTGAATGTCTCTCAACTGGCTGCCTGGACGGTCGTGGCCAACATGATTCTCAATTTAGACGAAACTTTAACTCACGAGTAA
- a CDS encoding DUF1501 domain-containing protein, translating into MNPLEEYQRQLTRRQLLSRSRGCLGAAALASLLGDVPKLSAANQSYSDQRGALGLPHFAPKAKRVIYLFMAGGPSHIDLFDYKPELKKIHGQELPDSIRNGQRITGMTSGQKSFPCVAPMFNFKRYGERGTWINGDILPHTASIADDISIIRTMNTEAINHDPAITYINTGTQQLGRPSFGAWLSYGLGSPNKELPAYVVMISVGNAPGQALYSRLWSSGNLPSRHQGVQFRSAGDPVLYLSDPKGLDRGLRRKMLDGLAKINAEKSQISGDPEIEARIAQYEMAYRMQTSVPGLMDLSGETKATFEMYGPDSEKKGTFAANCILARRMAERGVPFIQLFQRGWDQHGNLPKAIRNNCDKVDQPAAALVKDLKQRGLLDDTVVIFGGEFGRTIYSQGKLTNDNHGRDHHGRCFSTWVAGGGFKPGIDYGETDDYCYNIVRDPVHINDLNASVLHCLGIDHNRFSVKYQGLDLKLTGVDGAQVVKGLLS; encoded by the coding sequence ATGAATCCTCTGGAAGAATATCAGCGACAGTTAACGCGTCGACAATTATTGTCACGCTCCCGTGGATGTCTGGGGGCGGCGGCACTGGCATCATTGTTGGGGGACGTCCCCAAACTCTCCGCTGCCAACCAGTCCTATTCGGATCAACGAGGGGCACTCGGTTTACCTCATTTTGCACCCAAAGCGAAACGGGTGATTTATCTTTTCATGGCTGGTGGTCCCAGTCATATTGACCTTTTTGATTACAAGCCTGAGTTGAAGAAAATTCATGGGCAGGAACTGCCAGATTCAATTCGAAATGGACAACGAATCACGGGAATGACCAGTGGACAAAAATCGTTTCCCTGTGTCGCACCGATGTTCAATTTTAAACGCTACGGCGAACGGGGAACCTGGATTAATGGAGACATCCTGCCACACACGGCTTCCATCGCAGATGACATTTCTATTATTCGTACCATGAATACCGAAGCCATCAATCATGATCCTGCGATTACCTACATTAATACGGGGACACAACAGTTGGGACGCCCCAGTTTCGGGGCGTGGTTGAGTTATGGACTAGGCAGTCCTAACAAAGAACTGCCCGCATATGTGGTGATGATATCCGTTGGCAATGCACCAGGGCAGGCACTTTATTCACGGCTCTGGAGCAGCGGCAACTTGCCCTCACGACATCAGGGAGTTCAGTTTCGTAGCGCTGGTGATCCCGTTTTGTATCTCTCTGACCCCAAAGGATTGGACAGAGGACTGCGTCGTAAAATGCTGGATGGACTGGCAAAGATTAATGCCGAAAAATCCCAGATTTCGGGAGACCCGGAAATAGAAGCACGCATTGCGCAATACGAAATGGCGTACCGGATGCAAACTTCGGTCCCGGGTTTGATGGACTTGAGTGGAGAAACGAAAGCGACTTTTGAGATGTACGGTCCCGATTCAGAGAAAAAGGGAACGTTCGCGGCGAATTGCATTTTAGCACGTCGGATGGCAGAACGCGGCGTGCCCTTCATTCAGCTCTTTCAACGTGGTTGGGATCAGCATGGGAATCTCCCCAAAGCAATCCGCAATAATTGTGACAAGGTGGATCAGCCCGCAGCCGCCCTCGTCAAAGATTTAAAACAACGTGGGTTATTAGACGATACGGTTGTCATCTTCGGTGGTGAATTCGGTCGAACAATTTATAGTCAGGGAAAACTGACGAATGATAATCACGGCCGTGACCACCACGGTCGCTGTTTCTCAACCTGGGTTGCCGGTGGCGGATTTAAGCCGGGCATTGATTACGGAGAGACTGATGATTATTGCTATAATATTGTGAGAGATCCGGTGCATATTAACGATTTAAATGCCAGTGTTCTGCACTGTCTGGGCATCGACCATAATCGCTTTTCCGTGAAATATCAGGGTCTCGATCTCAAGCTCACAGGAGTTGATGGTGCTCAGGTTGTCAAAGGATTGCTTTCTTAG
- a CDS encoding CDP-alcohol phosphatidyltransferase family protein, translated as MCEKSSDRNQDRTTSLLTIPNILCFIRLIGSPALLGIAWHQDQMLFLWTFLGLFLTDWFDGKLAILLNQKSVYGARLDSYADVSLYASVLLGIGWLKWEIIQQEVVWIALGVSSYFLTCTVGLIKYGRIPSYHTRAAKICWMLAGLAIVSLLMNWPIWLSRLVIIGIIYTNLETVTMTIVLPEWTNDLRTLAAAFRMKRKMDAENETEFHSE; from the coding sequence GTGTGCGAAAAATCATCAGATCGAAACCAGGACCGAACGACCTCCCTGCTGACAATTCCGAATATTCTATGCTTCATCCGCTTAATCGGTTCACCGGCATTACTGGGGATTGCCTGGCATCAGGATCAAATGCTCTTCCTGTGGACTTTTCTAGGGCTGTTTTTGACCGATTGGTTCGATGGAAAATTAGCGATCTTGCTCAATCAGAAGTCGGTCTATGGAGCCCGCCTGGACAGTTACGCTGATGTGTCTCTCTATGCATCGGTACTCCTGGGTATCGGCTGGCTCAAATGGGAGATAATCCAGCAAGAAGTCGTATGGATTGCGTTAGGTGTCAGCAGTTATTTCTTGACGTGTACAGTGGGGCTAATCAAATACGGTCGCATCCCCAGCTATCATACAAGAGCAGCGAAAATTTGCTGGATGTTGGCAGGACTAGCGATCGTCTCACTATTGATGAATTGGCCAATCTGGCTCTCTCGTCTGGTGATCATTGGAATTATTTATACCAATCTGGAAACTGTCACGATGACGATCGTTTTGCCGGAATGGACGAATGACCTGCGAACTCTGGCAGCAGCGTTTCGAATGAAGAGAAAAATGGATGCTGAAAATGAAACTGAATTTCATAGCGAATAG
- a CDS encoding metallophosphoesterase family protein: MLHILHCSDLHFGPPYLPRVGEAVQRLAAELQLDSIVVSGDFTQRATQEQFIQAKEFLDRLPDVPKIVVPGNHDVPLYRVVERLNDPLRNYREIIEDRLDYTVELEGATIVALNSTAPKSSISNGRIFPEQLDFCKQAFIDLPEKTLKIVVAHHHFAPAPDYERDSTMPKAKRAIDIFVDLKVDMIMGGHLHRAYIGNTLDLYAGRNRDRGIIIVQSGTTTSYRGRGREKEKNSLNLLRVDSRMIQITHYIYFHEHDRFEPVSRHSFPRPGMRFYEQT; this comes from the coding sequence ATGCTTCACATTCTGCATTGCTCTGACCTCCATTTTGGTCCTCCGTATTTACCGAGAGTTGGTGAAGCTGTTCAGCGACTGGCGGCAGAACTGCAACTCGACAGCATTGTCGTCAGCGGTGACTTTACTCAGCGTGCCACGCAGGAACAGTTCATTCAGGCGAAAGAGTTTCTGGATCGGCTACCTGACGTACCTAAAATTGTGGTTCCCGGGAACCATGATGTGCCGCTTTACCGTGTCGTGGAACGGCTGAACGATCCTCTCAGGAATTATCGGGAAATTATCGAAGATCGGCTCGATTACACAGTTGAGTTGGAAGGGGCAACTATTGTTGCCTTGAATTCTACAGCTCCGAAATCGTCCATCTCAAACGGGCGTATTTTTCCTGAGCAACTGGACTTCTGCAAACAGGCCTTTATCGATCTTCCGGAGAAGACCTTGAAAATTGTCGTCGCTCATCACCATTTTGCCCCCGCTCCCGATTACGAACGGGATTCGACGATGCCGAAAGCCAAAAGGGCGATTGACATATTTGTCGATCTCAAAGTTGATATGATCATGGGAGGGCACCTGCATCGAGCATATATAGGCAATACGCTTGATCTCTATGCCGGTCGAAATCGTGATCGAGGAATTATCATTGTGCAAAGCGGAACCACGACATCTTACCGCGGACGTGGCCGTGAAAAAGAAAAGAACTCATTGAATTTACTGCGAGTCGACTCGCGGATGATTCAAATTACCCACTACATCTACTTTCATGAACATGATCGATTCGAACCGGTCAGTCGTCATTCGTTTCCTCGTCCTGGCATGCGATTTTACGAGCAGACATGA